The proteins below are encoded in one region of Bacillus vallismortis:
- a CDS encoding HD domain-containing protein: MKGLKRIEQIRAGVQSVLNGESSGHDWHHVSRVTELAMYIGEKEHTDLFIVETAALVHDVIDAKLPDTIRLSVSEVYDQLVFFGVGKEDADRVIRIITSMSFRDRDKLAGEPLSIEGKAVQDADRLDAIGAIGIARAFMFAGAKGHSLYGNDQSAYAHFFHKLLRLKDMMNTDTAQELAQERHDFMLRFVRQLEKDMPGIEVKTS; this comes from the coding sequence ATGAAGGGATTGAAGCGAATAGAACAAATCAGGGCAGGGGTCCAATCTGTCCTAAACGGCGAAAGCTCTGGACATGATTGGCATCATGTATCAAGGGTTACAGAGCTTGCTATGTATATTGGAGAAAAGGAACATACGGATTTATTCATAGTGGAGACGGCGGCTTTGGTTCATGATGTAATTGATGCCAAGCTGCCTGATACGATCAGGCTTTCAGTAAGCGAAGTATATGATCAGCTCGTTTTTTTCGGAGTTGGAAAAGAGGATGCTGATAGAGTGATTCGCATTATCACAAGCATGTCCTTTCGAGACAGGGATAAGCTGGCGGGAGAGCCACTTTCCATCGAGGGAAAAGCCGTACAAGATGCTGACAGGCTTGATGCCATCGGCGCTATAGGAATTGCCAGAGCTTTTATGTTTGCGGGCGCAAAAGGGCACAGCCTTTATGGAAATGATCAAAGCGCCTACGCTCATTTTTTTCATAAGCTGCTGCGGCTGAAAGATATGATGAATACAGACACCGCTCAGGAACTGGCGCAAGAAAGGCACGATTTCATGCTTCGGTTTGTCCGCCAATTAGAAAAAGACATGCCCGGGATTGAAGTCAAAACGTCGTAA